Proteins encoded in a region of the Anaerolineales bacterium genome:
- a CDS encoding DUF971 domain-containing protein, with product MTLKPKAIRASRSKGVLEIDWEDGHPSRYPLRGLRAACPCAECRGGHAGMGKPGSPDMLELPMVETRSAELASMEMVGNYALQLVWKDGHSHGIYTWDLLRGLCPCGEHGRRESE from the coding sequence ATGACCCTCAAGCCGAAGGCGATCCGGGCTTCCCGGTCCAAGGGGGTGCTCGAGATCGACTGGGAAGACGGGCACCCCAGCCGCTACCCGCTGCGTGGCCTGCGCGCCGCCTGCCCGTGCGCCGAGTGCCGCGGTGGGCATGCTGGGATGGGGAAGCCGGGCTCGCCGGACATGCTCGAACTGCCGATGGTGGAGACGCGGTCAGCGGAGCTGGCTTCGATGGAGATGGTTGGCAACTACGCATTGCAACTGGTGTGGAAGGATGGCCACAGCCATGGGATCTACACCTGGGATCTGTTGCGCGGGTTGTGCCCGTGCGGTGAGCATGGGCGAAGGGAGAGTGAGTGA
- a CDS encoding Hsp20/alpha crystallin family protein produces the protein MSGRTGRDPFRQMLSIRSKLDRRLEDWERPSRRQARVAAPPLNLLQTPEDFIVRVKLPRVKPEDIENSVTGDALNARGEIESEQEKDNCRSPLRELRHGSSARSVALPAPPVGDKAQARFQDGVRTLALPKAERVRPKMIPVKAA, from the coding sequence ATGTCTGGACGGACGGGCCGGGATCCCTTCCGCCAGATGCTGTCCATCCGCAGCAAACTGGACCGCCGCCTGGAAGACTGGGAGCGCCCGTCGCGCCGCCAGGCGCGAGTCGCAGCACCACCGCTGAACTTGCTGCAGACCCCGGAAGACTTCATCGTGCGCGTGAAGCTGCCGAGGGTCAAGCCTGAGGACATCGAGAACTCCGTGACGGGAGATGCCCTCAATGCCCGGGGCGAGATCGAGTCGGAGCAGGAGAAGGACAACTGCCGCTCCCCTCTGCGCGAGCTGCGCCACGGCTCTTCCGCCCGGTCGGTTGCCTTGCCCGCACCCCCCGTGGGCGACAAGGCCCAGGCCCGCTTCCAGGACGGCGTGCGGACTCTGGCCCTGCCCAAGGCCGAGCGGGTCAGGCCCAAGATGATCCCCGTGAAGGCCGCGTAG
- a CDS encoding response regulator transcription factor produces the protein MSDNPGRKRRILVVDDEPRMIHFIRLNLDHDGFDVAEGSSGMQALSQLRDRLPDLVLLDVMMPDLDGFETLRLIREISTVPVIMLTAKGEEDDRVRGLELGADDYITKPFSPRELVSRVRAVLRRVEAPGASAHEVIEVDDRLRFDFDRREVWVDGELVRLRPTEFKLLYHLVQNAGWVVAHDQLLAKVWGYEYRQETHYLRLYINYLRQKLERDPAHPQYILTERGVGYRFVDFRRQTAR, from the coding sequence ATGAGCGACAATCCCGGCCGCAAGCGGCGCATCCTGGTGGTAGACGATGAGCCCAGGATGATCCACTTCATCCGTCTCAACCTCGATCACGATGGCTTCGATGTCGCCGAAGGCTCCTCCGGAATGCAGGCCCTCTCCCAGCTCCGCGACCGGCTCCCCGACCTCGTTCTGCTTGATGTGATGATGCCCGACCTGGACGGCTTTGAGACCCTCCGTCTCATTCGCGAGATCTCGACCGTGCCGGTGATCATGCTGACCGCCAAGGGCGAGGAGGACGACCGGGTGCGCGGGCTTGAACTCGGGGCGGACGACTACATCACCAAGCCCTTTAGTCCGCGGGAGTTGGTCAGCCGGGTCCGGGCCGTCCTGCGCCGCGTCGAGGCTCCCGGGGCTTCGGCCCACGAAGTGATCGAGGTCGACGACCGGCTGAGGTTCGACTTCGACCGCCGCGAGGTCTGGGTCGATGGCGAACTGGTCCGGCTGCGGCCCACCGAGTTCAAATTGCTGTACCATCTGGTCCAGAACGCGGGCTGGGTTGTGGCGCATGATCAACTCCTGGCAAAGGTCTGGGGGTACGAGTACCGCCAAGAAACCCATTATCTGCGGCTGTACATCAACTACTTGCGCCAGAAGCTCGAAAGAGACCCCGCTCACCCACAGTACATCCTCACTGAACGCGGCGTCGGATACCGGTTCGTCGACTTCCGACGACAGACCGCCCGCTGA
- the cax gene encoding calcium/proton exchanger: MSRPTLRRLARNPLYWLLILAPAAGILSGAAASPTAILAAAALAMIPMAGLIGEGTESLAAYTGPRIGGLLNATLGNAAELIICIAAIRAGLLELVKASITGSILGNLLLVLGISMLAGCIRNGDMSFDRRKAASDSILLLLAVIALTVPSLFVQGSQGIEDAMAVEYLSLGVAGLMLVIYLLGLVNVFHGQTDPLTRSSAEAVVHDPGWSLRGALVVLGLATAGVVWLSEILVAQVEAVVAAWGVSEFFLGVILVPLIGNAAEHMVAVSVALKKQMSLSMEIAVGSSLQIALFVVPFLVFASLVIGNPLTLVFNPFELIALVGAGIIATLVALDGEANWLEGAVLVTLYLILALAFFFLP; the protein is encoded by the coding sequence ATGAGTCGCCCGACCCTGCGGCGTCTGGCTCGGAATCCGCTGTACTGGCTTCTGATCCTGGCCCCGGCCGCCGGCATCCTGAGCGGCGCGGCGGCATCGCCGACCGCCATCCTGGCGGCGGCCGCGCTGGCCATGATCCCGATGGCGGGCCTGATTGGCGAGGGCACAGAATCGCTGGCCGCCTACACCGGACCCCGCATCGGCGGCCTGCTGAACGCCACGCTGGGGAACGCCGCCGAGCTCATTATCTGCATTGCCGCCATCCGGGCCGGACTGCTCGAGCTGGTCAAGGCCTCGATCACCGGTTCGATTCTGGGCAACCTGCTGCTGGTGCTCGGGATCAGCATGCTGGCCGGGTGCATCCGCAACGGGGACATGAGCTTCGACCGCCGCAAGGCCGCCAGCGACTCGATCCTGCTGCTGCTGGCCGTGATAGCCCTGACGGTTCCCTCGCTCTTCGTCCAGGGCAGCCAGGGGATTGAAGATGCGATGGCCGTCGAATACCTCAGCCTGGGTGTGGCCGGGCTGATGCTGGTGATCTACCTGCTGGGATTGGTCAATGTGTTCCACGGCCAGACTGATCCCCTCACCCGGAGTTCGGCTGAGGCCGTGGTGCACGATCCCGGTTGGTCGCTGCGGGGGGCCTTGGTGGTGTTGGGGCTGGCAACCGCCGGAGTCGTGTGGCTTAGCGAGATCCTCGTAGCGCAGGTCGAAGCGGTGGTGGCTGCCTGGGGGGTCTCAGAGTTCTTCCTGGGTGTGATCCTGGTGCCTTTGATTGGGAATGCCGCCGAACACATGGTCGCCGTGAGTGTGGCGCTCAAGAAGCAGATGAGCCTGAGCATGGAGATCGCCGTCGGATCGAGTCTGCAGATCGCCCTGTTCGTGGTGCCGTTCCTGGTGTTCGCCAGCCTGGTGATAGGAAACCCGCTGACCTTGGTGTTCAATCCGTTTGAGCTCATCGCTCTCGTCGGAGCCGGGATCATTGCGACCCTGGTTGCGCTGGACGGCGAGGCCAACTGGCTTGAAGGCGCCGTGCTGGTGACGCTGTATCTCATCCTGGCTCTGGCCTTCTTCTTCCTCCCGTAG
- a CDS encoding response regulator transcription factor — translation MSRQRILLVDDHEVVRVGLRTLLEQHPNFEVVAEAATAHEAIDRTQSHAPDVVVMDIRLKGGSGIEACQEITTRFPETKVIMLTSYAEDEMLFSAIRAGAAGYVLKQIGRDDLVRAIEAVGRGEALLDPAVTQRVFQEVRKAAREEEASAFAELTQQEMHVLQLVSEGRTNRQIAEMLYLGEGTVRNYVSSILSKLNVRNRAEAAAYAVEHNLKDYL, via the coding sequence ATGAGCCGACAGAGAATCCTGCTGGTGGATGACCATGAAGTTGTCCGAGTCGGGCTGCGCACCCTGCTGGAGCAGCATCCCAACTTCGAAGTCGTCGCCGAAGCCGCAACTGCCCACGAAGCCATTGACCGCACGCAGTCGCATGCTCCAGACGTGGTCGTGATGGACATCCGCTTAAAGGGCGGATCCGGCATCGAGGCCTGTCAGGAGATCACCACCCGATTCCCGGAGACCAAGGTCATCATGTTGACCTCCTACGCAGAGGATGAGATGCTCTTCTCGGCGATCCGGGCCGGAGCAGCAGGCTATGTGCTCAAGCAGATCGGCCGCGATGATCTGGTGCGGGCGATCGAAGCCGTCGGCCGGGGCGAGGCCCTGCTCGACCCAGCCGTCACTCAGCGCGTTTTCCAGGAAGTGCGCAAGGCCGCACGCGAGGAAGAAGCCTCCGCCTTCGCCGAGCTGACTCAGCAAGAAATGCACGTCCTGCAGCTGGTCTCCGAGGGGCGCACCAACCGGCAGATCGCCGAGATGCTCTACCTCGGCGAAGGCACGGTGCGCAACTACGTCAGCAGCATCCTGTCCAAGCTCAACGTGCGCAACCGGGCGGAAGCAGCCGCCTATGCGGTCGAACACAACCTGAAGGACTACCTCTAG